The following proteins are co-located in the Perca fluviatilis chromosome 22, GENO_Pfluv_1.0, whole genome shotgun sequence genome:
- the LOC120552061 gene encoding uncharacterized protein LOC120552061, with protein MRSTAVFLALLLCLHRAWAQGESGGETGNHITETEEENRKKEVQFEIQDAKATHDQSSSQTNISPDIWAELKELRDMAIEQMVDLRNSKSKIEKLEQESTATQVRLAASESKNAVLKARMSSSENQVKELKRENAVLEARMSSSENEVEELKRENAEARMSSSENEVDELRKENAATQVRLAASESKNAVLEARMSSIENEVDELRKENAERPKVAFTVGLTDAGTVGPFNTDTTLKFSKVFTNIGQAYNPTTGIFTAPVRGAYYFRLNGWGVQTSTYIRFTLYHNNKLITRCYDANDTVGYISVSNAFVLQLEKGDVVYMVLNSGYHIFDDSFNRTTFSGFLLFAV; from the exons ATGAGGAGTACTGCAGTTTTTCTGGCGTTGCTGCTCTGTCTGCACAGGGCGTGGGCTCAGGGGGAGAGTGGAGGGGAGACAGGGAACCATATCActgagacagaggaggaaaacAGGAAGAAAGAGGTTCAGTTTGAGATACAGGATGCCAAAGCAACCCATGATCAGAGCAGCAGCCAGACCAACATCAGCCCTGACATCTGGGCTGAGCTGAAGGAGCTGAGAGACATGGCCATCGAACAAATGGTGGATCTCAGGAACAGCAAGAGCAAGATAGAGAAGCTGGAGCAAGAGAGTACAG CCACACAGGTCAGACTGGCAGCCAGTGAAAGCAAGAATGCag TTTTGAAGGCCAGAATGAGCTCCAGTGAAAACCAGGTGAAGGAACTCAAGAGAGAGAATGCAG TACTGGAAGCCAGAATGAGCTCCAGTGAAAATGAGGTGGAGGAGCTCAAGAGAGAGAATGCAG AGGCCAGAATGAGCTCAAGTGAAAATGAGGTGGATGAACTCAGGAAAGAGAATGCAG CCACACAGGTCAGACTGGCAGCCAGTGAAAGCAAGAATGCag TTTTAGAAGCCAGAATGAGCTCCATTGAAAATGAGGTGGATGAACTCAGGAAAGAGAATGCAG AGCGTCCAAAGGTGGCATTCACAGTTGGTCTTACTGATGCGGGAACAGTTGGACCCTTCAATACTGATACTACACTTAAGTTCAGTAAAGTCTTCACCAATATCGGCCAGGCCTACAACCCAACTACAG GTATCTTCACAGCCCCAGTCAGAGGAGCCTACTACTTCAGATTAAATGGGTGGGGAGTACAGACTTCAACTTATATCAGATTTACACTGTATCACAATAACAAGCTAATTACTAGGTGTTACGATGCAAATGATACCGTTGGTTATATCTCTGTGTCTAATGCATTTGTTCTTCAACTGGAAAAGGGAGATGTGGTCTACATGGTTCTCAACTCAGGCTACCATATTTTCGATGATTCATTCAATCGTACCACTTTTAGTGGATTTTTACTTTTTGCTGTGTGA
- the pdia4 gene encoding protein disulfide-isomerase A4 isoform X2 — protein sequence MKKIALLLIVLLGVAHFATLSRCEDEEKEDSDEENSDDEEEEEEDDGTEVKEENGVLILTNNNYDTFMEGRDTVLIEFYAPWCGHCKQFAPEYEKIAQTLKENDPPIPVAKVDATVASDIASRFDVSGYPTIKIMKNGEALDYDGERTEKAIVARVKEVAQPDWKPPPEATLVLTKDNFDETVNNADIILVEFYAPWCGHCKRLAPEYEKAAKELSTRSPPIPLAKVDATVESEIATRFDVTGYPTIKIFRKGKMFDYNGPREQHGIVDFMSEQAGPPSKQVQAVKQVQELIKDGDDAVIVGVFSSEQDAAYEIYIEACNTLREDFTFRHSFSSEVAKLLKASPSQIVIVQPEKFRSKHESASHTLAVEDSTLVSEVQEFFKKHVTPLVGHRKPSNDAKRYTKRPLVVVYYGVDFSFDFRKATQFWRSKVLEVAKDFPEYTFAIGDEEDYAEELKSLGLSDSGEEVNVGILADGGKKFAMQPEEFDSDVLRDFVMAFKKGKLKPIIKSQPVPKNNKGPVKVVVGKTFDEIVMDTQKDVLIEFYAPWCGHCKKLEPDYLALGKKYKGEKNLVIAKMDSTANDVPNESYKAEGFPTIYFAPSNSKQSPIKFESGDRTVEALSKFLEKHATKLSQKRDEL from the exons ATGAAGAAGATTGCTCTGCTGCTGATTGTGTTGCTCGGCGTTGCACATTTTGCAACTCTCAGCAGATGTGAAGATG aggagaaggaggattCTGATGAAGAGAACAGTgacgacgaggaggaggaggaggaggatgacggCACAGAGGTGAAAGAAGAGAACGGAGTGCTGATTTTGACCAACAACAACTATGACACTTTCATGGAGGGCAGAGACACCGTTCTGATTGAGTTTTATGCACCATG GTGTGGCCACTGCAAACAGTTTGCCCCAGAGTATGAAAAAATCGCCCAGACTCTTAAGGAGAATGACCCTCCTATACCTGTGGCCAAAGTGGATGCAACCGTAGCCAGTGACATAGCGAGCAGGTTCGACGTGTCTGGCTATCCCACCATTAAGATCATGAAAAATGGGGAAGCTCTGGACTACGACGGAGAAAGGACAGAGAAGG CTATTGTCGCCCGGGTAAAAGAGGTAGCTCAGCCAGATTGGAAGCCCCCTCCTGAGGCGACTCTGGTGCTGACCAAGGACAACTTTGATGAGACGGTTAACAATGCTGACATCATCCTGGTGGAGTTCTACGCTCCGTG GTGCGGACACTGTAAGCGTTTGGCTCCAGAGTACGAGAAGGCAGCCAAGGAGTTGAGCACACGCTCTCCTCCCATTCCTCTGGCCAAGGTGGACGCCACTGTTGAGAGTGAGATAGCCACACGTTTTGACGTAACAGGCTATCCCACCATCAAGATCTTCAGGAAAGGCAAGATGTTCGACTACAACGGGCCCAGAGAGCAGCATG GCATTGTCGACTTCATGAGCGAGCAGGCAGGGCCTCCGTCCAAGCAGGTCCAGGCAGTAAAACAGGTGCAGGAGCTCATCAAGGATGGTGACGATGCGGTCATAGTTGGTGTGTTCTCCAGTGAACAGGATGCAGCCTATGAGATCTACATTGAGGCCT GTAATACACTGAGGGAAGACTTCACCTTCCGTCACTCCTTCAGCTCTGAAGTGGCCAAACTGCTCAAAGCTTCGCCCAGTCAGATTGTCATCGTTCAGCCTGAAAAGTTCCGCTCAAAGCACGAGTCAGCGTCACACACACTCGCGGTggag GACTCTACATTGGTGTCAGAAGTGCAGGAGTTCTTCAAAAAGCATGTGACTCCTCTGGTGGGCCACAGAAAACCAAGCAATGATGCCAAGCGCTACACCAAAAGACCCCTGGTGGTTGTGTACTATGGAGTTGACTTTAGCTTTGACTTCAGGAAAG CTACGCAGTTCTGGAGGTCCAAGGTGCTTGAGGTGGCCAAGGACTTCCCAGAGTACACATTTGCCATCGGTGATGAGGAGGACTACGCAGAAGAGCTGAAGAGCCTGGGCCTTAGCGACAGTGGAGAGGAAGTGAATGTGGGAATTCTGGCAGATGGAGGCAAAAAGTTTGCCATGCAGCCAGAGGAGTTTGACTCTGACGTACTGAGAGACTTTGTTATGGCTTTCAAGAAAG GAAAGCTCAAACCTATCATCAAGTCCCAGCCCGTGCCAAAGAACAACAAAGGACCAGTTAAGGTTGTAGTAGGAAAGACCTTTGATGAGATTGTCATGGATACCCAGAAGGATGTCCTGATTGAGTTTTATGCTCCCTGGTGTGGCCACTGTAAGAAATTGGAGCCAGACTATTTGGCTCTGGGCAAGAAGTACAAGGGGGAGAAGAACCTGGTGATCGCCAAGATGGACAGCACAGCCAACGACGTGCCAAACGAGAGCTACAAAGCGGAAGGCTTCCCCACCATATACTTTGCCCCAAGCAACAGCAAGCAGAGCCCCATCAAATTTGAAAGCGGAGACAGAACAGTAGAGGCCTTAAGCAAGTTCTTGGAAAAGCATGCCACAAAGCTATCACAGAAGAGAGACGAACTTTGA
- the pdia4 gene encoding protein disulfide-isomerase A4 isoform X1, protein MKKIALLLIVLLGVAHFATLSRCEDDVAEEKEDSDEENSDDEEEEEEDDGTEVKEENGVLILTNNNYDTFMEGRDTVLIEFYAPWCGHCKQFAPEYEKIAQTLKENDPPIPVAKVDATVASDIASRFDVSGYPTIKIMKNGEALDYDGERTEKAIVARVKEVAQPDWKPPPEATLVLTKDNFDETVNNADIILVEFYAPWCGHCKRLAPEYEKAAKELSTRSPPIPLAKVDATVESEIATRFDVTGYPTIKIFRKGKMFDYNGPREQHGIVDFMSEQAGPPSKQVQAVKQVQELIKDGDDAVIVGVFSSEQDAAYEIYIEACNTLREDFTFRHSFSSEVAKLLKASPSQIVIVQPEKFRSKHESASHTLAVEDSTLVSEVQEFFKKHVTPLVGHRKPSNDAKRYTKRPLVVVYYGVDFSFDFRKATQFWRSKVLEVAKDFPEYTFAIGDEEDYAEELKSLGLSDSGEEVNVGILADGGKKFAMQPEEFDSDVLRDFVMAFKKGKLKPIIKSQPVPKNNKGPVKVVVGKTFDEIVMDTQKDVLIEFYAPWCGHCKKLEPDYLALGKKYKGEKNLVIAKMDSTANDVPNESYKAEGFPTIYFAPSNSKQSPIKFESGDRTVEALSKFLEKHATKLSQKRDEL, encoded by the exons ATGAAGAAGATTGCTCTGCTGCTGATTGTGTTGCTCGGCGTTGCACATTTTGCAACTCTCAGCAGATGTGAAGATG ATGTtgcagaggagaaggaggattCTGATGAAGAGAACAGTgacgacgaggaggaggaggaggaggatgacggCACAGAGGTGAAAGAAGAGAACGGAGTGCTGATTTTGACCAACAACAACTATGACACTTTCATGGAGGGCAGAGACACCGTTCTGATTGAGTTTTATGCACCATG GTGTGGCCACTGCAAACAGTTTGCCCCAGAGTATGAAAAAATCGCCCAGACTCTTAAGGAGAATGACCCTCCTATACCTGTGGCCAAAGTGGATGCAACCGTAGCCAGTGACATAGCGAGCAGGTTCGACGTGTCTGGCTATCCCACCATTAAGATCATGAAAAATGGGGAAGCTCTGGACTACGACGGAGAAAGGACAGAGAAGG CTATTGTCGCCCGGGTAAAAGAGGTAGCTCAGCCAGATTGGAAGCCCCCTCCTGAGGCGACTCTGGTGCTGACCAAGGACAACTTTGATGAGACGGTTAACAATGCTGACATCATCCTGGTGGAGTTCTACGCTCCGTG GTGCGGACACTGTAAGCGTTTGGCTCCAGAGTACGAGAAGGCAGCCAAGGAGTTGAGCACACGCTCTCCTCCCATTCCTCTGGCCAAGGTGGACGCCACTGTTGAGAGTGAGATAGCCACACGTTTTGACGTAACAGGCTATCCCACCATCAAGATCTTCAGGAAAGGCAAGATGTTCGACTACAACGGGCCCAGAGAGCAGCATG GCATTGTCGACTTCATGAGCGAGCAGGCAGGGCCTCCGTCCAAGCAGGTCCAGGCAGTAAAACAGGTGCAGGAGCTCATCAAGGATGGTGACGATGCGGTCATAGTTGGTGTGTTCTCCAGTGAACAGGATGCAGCCTATGAGATCTACATTGAGGCCT GTAATACACTGAGGGAAGACTTCACCTTCCGTCACTCCTTCAGCTCTGAAGTGGCCAAACTGCTCAAAGCTTCGCCCAGTCAGATTGTCATCGTTCAGCCTGAAAAGTTCCGCTCAAAGCACGAGTCAGCGTCACACACACTCGCGGTggag GACTCTACATTGGTGTCAGAAGTGCAGGAGTTCTTCAAAAAGCATGTGACTCCTCTGGTGGGCCACAGAAAACCAAGCAATGATGCCAAGCGCTACACCAAAAGACCCCTGGTGGTTGTGTACTATGGAGTTGACTTTAGCTTTGACTTCAGGAAAG CTACGCAGTTCTGGAGGTCCAAGGTGCTTGAGGTGGCCAAGGACTTCCCAGAGTACACATTTGCCATCGGTGATGAGGAGGACTACGCAGAAGAGCTGAAGAGCCTGGGCCTTAGCGACAGTGGAGAGGAAGTGAATGTGGGAATTCTGGCAGATGGAGGCAAAAAGTTTGCCATGCAGCCAGAGGAGTTTGACTCTGACGTACTGAGAGACTTTGTTATGGCTTTCAAGAAAG GAAAGCTCAAACCTATCATCAAGTCCCAGCCCGTGCCAAAGAACAACAAAGGACCAGTTAAGGTTGTAGTAGGAAAGACCTTTGATGAGATTGTCATGGATACCCAGAAGGATGTCCTGATTGAGTTTTATGCTCCCTGGTGTGGCCACTGTAAGAAATTGGAGCCAGACTATTTGGCTCTGGGCAAGAAGTACAAGGGGGAGAAGAACCTGGTGATCGCCAAGATGGACAGCACAGCCAACGACGTGCCAAACGAGAGCTACAAAGCGGAAGGCTTCCCCACCATATACTTTGCCCCAAGCAACAGCAAGCAGAGCCCCATCAAATTTGAAAGCGGAGACAGAACAGTAGAGGCCTTAAGCAAGTTCTTGGAAAAGCATGCCACAAAGCTATCACAGAAGAGAGACGAACTTTGA